Below is a window of Chionomys nivalis chromosome 19, mChiNiv1.1, whole genome shotgun sequence DNA.
tgcatacataatGTTACCCTGGATAATTGAAACCCTGCCCTTTCAAAGGGCCTTAGGAGACCCCACTCATCGCTGAAGCTTTCTAGGCAATTCATGGTCACTAGCTCATGGGGCTCCCTCTCTGAAGAGCTACTGACTATTAATATTTGCTGGGGAAGGAAGAGACGTTTTCTTCAATGGTGTAACCACTAGGAAGGTACCTGTGCCCCTGTGCTCCGTGCTGTGTCCCTGTATCCCTGTGGATAGCCTGCCTCCGTGTTCTAGTAAGTGACCCTGAAGAAACTCATTCATtgaattacaaaaagaaagaagggggaagggagagaaagaagaacaaagagaacaggaaataggagaaaggagagaagaggaaaagaaagggtggGAAAGTacggagaaaggaggggaagtggaaggagggagaggaagacgAAGGGGAAgcaaagagcaaggagggaaagGAACAGAAATTATGTTGCTCCTGGGAAGCTTCCAGCCTGCAAGGAAACACCAGAGAGCTGCCATCTACACACCCTTAACATGAAGCAGTTATGAACTGTAAATAGACAGGGTCACTCACATAGATAGCCCTCTCGGGAGCACTAAGTTCTACCCAtttcacagaagagaaactgaggctccaaAGGCTATGGAGCATGTGATACAGATGAAAGCCAGTTATTATTAGCAGAATGTTCCTGAGAGTCTGGACTTTTGTGATtccttcccccaacacacacacacacacacacacacacacacacactgggaatcTGGGCTTCTCCAAGGCTGAGACCACATGGCCAGATCACTGGGCTGGGCTCTTCCCTCCACGCCTGAGAGCCACCGCTCTGTCACTGCTCTGAGGATGGCAGGACCCAACCACAGGGCAGTGCATGCTCCAGTAGGATCCTCCCATTAAAGCAGCAGAAAGCAACGTTGTCCCTGAGGCTGTAATGAACTGGCACCCGTGCTCCCTACCTCTCCCAAGGTAGAATCGTGATGGATATGGAGTGCTTCCAACTCCATCATGCCCTTCCCTCCCAAATGGAATCCTCCTCGCTCACTCCTGTCGGGATCATTTGAGATGTCTCTGGTCTCTTACTGGATGCTATTTGTCACCGTGTCTGGGAGGACTCTGGGAGCTAAGTGCTAAGGACCAGAAGATGTTCGACTGTTACTAAACTTCAGCCATGTCTGTCCTGCCTTCCAGAAAATACCTTGGGAAGCCCCAGACCACAGGAACCTAGAGACTGGACCATCTCACTCTACACATGTACAGACTGAGAGAGTGGGATGGAGCAGCACTGCTCCACATCACCATCCCCATTCCCTGCACCTCCATCCCCAGCATCTGCATCCCCTGCACCTCCATCTCCAGCATATGCATCCCCTGCACCtccattcccagcatctgcaTCCCCTGTACATCCATCCCCAACATCTGCATCCCCTGCACCCCCATTTCCAGCATCTGCATCCCCTGCACCTCCATCCACAGCATCTGCATCCCCTGCACCTCCATCCACAGCATCTGCATCCCCTGTACCTCCAACCCCAGCAACTGCATCTCCTGTACCTTCATCCCCAGCATCTGCATCCCCTGCACCTCCATCCCCAACATCTGCATCCCCTGCACCTCCAACCCCATCATCTGCATCCCCTGTACCTCCATCCCCAGCATCCGCATCTCCATTATTAACATTCCCACTTTCTCAGAAATGTACTCACAACCCTTTGGAGAAAGTGCAGGTATCTACGGACAGCACTGAGCTTCAGCATCGGGCCTCCTGAGTTCGCACGCCTGTGTGTAAGCCCTCACCATGTGATTCCTTGAGCAAATCCACCAAGCTCCTAGTGATTCTGATCATCCTTAAGCAGGGGTGGCCTGTCTGAGAAAGTGGCACAAAGTGGCTGTGGTTGCAGAAGCTGTGTATAAAGCAGCCATGGTGGcttgtgcttgtaatcccaatatgggggagatggagacagatagACCCgtagggctcactggccaatcagcctaGCCTACTTAGTAAGGGCCAAACTGGCAAAAGACTGTCTGGAGGGGGTGGAGGAGACCACACCTGCATAACAATTCCCAAagtgttctctggcctccacatgcaaacacatacatgtgcacatgcacaatgCACACTCAGACAAACATGTGGAAAGGTTTGAAGATGAGGGGACGTCAGAACTGTACCTGCTACacagcaggtactcaaacagcACCTGgtacactgatgtgggattcccctctgtgtgttggaATAGGCtgtattatcattggttaatagagaagctgTTTGGGCCTGTGtcagagcagaatagagcaaggtggggattccaagcagagacaggggagaaaagaaggtggagtctgccaaagaagaaagatgccagaaacttactggaaagccacagcttcatggtgatagacggattaatggaaatgggctaatttaagttataagaactaggtAGGACTACGCCTAAGCCATTGGCTATGCTGTGTtgcaagtaatatagtttctgtgtgattattcgggtctgggcagttgggaaatgaaGGTGCAGTATCCATCTACAGTACACACACAGCAAGCGCTCAGACTGCACTTGTACACAGCAAGCACTCAGCTCAGACTGCACCTGTACACAGCAAGTGCTCAGACTGCACCTGTACACAGCAAGCACCTAAACTGCACCTGTACACAGCAAGCACCTAAACTGCACCTGTACACAGCAAGTGCTCAGACTGCACCTGTACACAGCAAGCACTCAAACTGCACCTGTACACAGCAAGCGCTCAAACTGCACCTGTACACACCAAGCGCTCAAACTGCACCTGTACACAGCAAGTGTTCAGACTGCACCTGTACACAGCAAGCACTCACACGGCACCTGTACACAGCAAGCGCTCAAACTGCACCTGTACACAGCAAGCGCTCAGACTGCAGTTCGTAGCTGTAGTTACTGAACAGTGAAATGAGAAGACACAtatatttgattcttttttaatttttaattatttttagattaaCATAAAAGTCAGATTTTACTACAGCATCTTTGTCTACATGTACTATTTTGCTTTGTTCTCAGTTACTCCCCTGCCCTAAATGTTTccttcttaattcttttttaatccttaattttattttgtttatgtttacgGGTGTTTTtgattgcatgtgtgtctgtgtgctgtgtttgtgtcatgcccatggaggccagaagagggagtcagatgccCCCAcaccagaactggagttacagacagttgtgagttgccaagtcagtgttgggaaccaaacccaggtcttctgcaagagcagccagtgctatctctccagcctctcctcaAACTCTTTCCTGTATCTGCATTTATAACCAAATTTCCTTAAATGACCATGTgccatttcctccctcccccctcccaaaaGCAGTTTTACtatgtaagaaagaaaacagtggaAAATTTCCAGTCACCTTGGCACCTCTAGGGACCAGTTGGGCCTTTGGTGGGCTCCTTGTGACAAAAGAGAACTGGACCTAAGCAGCATCCCAGAATTGTCACAGAGATAAAACCCGAAAACGCAGGTGAGGAACTTGGAAATTTGTAAATCAGTGTACAAATGTTAGCTGTTGTCAACATTATAACTCACAGTTACTTCACCCGTctcagagcagagaggcagaatcCATAACAAGGTAGCGCGGGGTTTGACATGGGAACTCAGAAAATACAAGCGTGAGCTAAGAATAGAAAGCTGAAGTCCGTAAAAGTCCTGAAGGGATGTTCGCAAGTGAGCTCAGCAAGCTTGGGGAAATGCTTAACAAGAAGccaagagagagggaaaaaaagcttACAAGGTAACCAGGTGTTAACAGTGCTTCCTGCCTAACAAGCCACACACACGAGGTTCTGTCTtcgttttgttttaaaaaggaagtcTTGCCAGGCATGACGGCTtagatctgtaatcccagcacttgggaagccgagACAAAATGATCATAGGTTCAAGggtaggctggggagatggcttggtgggtataGTGCTTGCTCatgccatacaagcatgaggacccagaTTCGATCCTAGAATCCACATTAAAACTATGGGAGTGTGGTATGTGCTTACCACCTCAATGCTTGTGAGGTGGAGACGCAGACCCTGGTGCTTCTCAGCTCTAGACCTCAGTGAAATCAGGAAGGCCCACGAGAGACTGTTGTCTCAAGAAATAGTGGTGGGAGTGGGTAGAGAGaccctgagttcaggtccccagaatGCATATAAAAAATCAAGCACAAGGAAGTAGAAACAGGCAGATACAGGAcaagtgcatgcatacacatatgcatgcacgcacacacacacacacacacacagtcaaaggCCATCCTCTGTATATATCGAGTGGAATGACACTTTCCACTTGGATTCTAACTGAGGCTTTCGGTGACTACCTTGTGCCTAGAAAATAAAgaacagtgtcttagttagggtttctattgctgtgaagaggccccatgaccacagcaactcttacaaagaaaacatttaattgaggtggcagcttcctattcagaggttcagtccattatcatcatggtgggaagcgtgGTGTCATAGAGGCAGATATACTGCTggttacatcttgatcagaaggcaacaggaaaagGTCTCAAACACTGGGCTGTATCTTtagcataggaaatctcaaaacctgcccccacagtgacatgcttcctccaacaaagccacacctcctaactgtgccactccctatgagtttatgggggccaattacaaaCTCCCACAAACAAACGTTCTTATTCCAAGTTCTAGATGAGTGGGAGTAACTCAGCCAAGTTCAACAGCAAGTTCAAATCAAGATGGTAGCCAAGAGTAGACTTGAGGTGGGGAACCTAAGGATACCAGTTCCCATGGGCTGGCTGAGTGTGACCagctatcaaaaagaaaaagtaaacctAGGAAGGCAGGTGACTGTCAGCATGTGGGCACAAAGAACAAAATGACCATGGCCTCAGAGTCCTCTTTCTTACAAATGAGAAGgaggggctgaggcagaaaggTAAAGCACTTGTCTAGAATGCAcgaaggcctgggttcaattcctacaaCAGATAGATTGATAataaatagataggtaggtaggtaggtagatagataattaGATATAtagttgatagatagatgatagtcaAATAGAcaattgatagatgatagagagagagagagagagagagagagagagagagagagagagatgagagatagatggataataaagaaagacagatagataagatagatgatttagggggagagagagaggattaaggcagacagacagatagacagaagaaGCTCCGGTGGGGCTCAAACCGCCCTTCTCGCAGTGTGCATGAAAGATTCAGAAGAACCAAGTAATCTGATGCAGCGGTATGATGCATTTGAAGGCAATCTCAGCCACTTGCTCCTCACACACGCTTTGCACACACAAGGCAAGCTACAGTTTCCAAAAAGACATGCCTACCAGTAACAAGTTGAGTCCTTTTCTCCTCTATGGGAACCCACCATCCTATACACACTACTTTGGTCCTGGGGACTGATCTAACAAAACACCTTAGAGTGGGTGATTCCTAAATACTAAAAATGTACTGTTCATGGTTCAAGAGGCTGGGAGGATTAAAATCAAGATGACTGATGGTTCAGAGTCTAATGAGGGTCTGTTCCataatgtatgtatacacacacacacatatatatatacatgatacGGGAGGAGGAGTATGACATGACAATGTGTGGGActgattctctccttttacctttcATGAAGCTTGGGGGATCAAGTCCAGGCAGAATGCTAAGAACACTGCTAGGAAGCTAAACCAGTATCCACACATCCAGACTACTAATTATAACagaaaaatgcattcagttcacTTTGAGATGGCATTCGTTAACTTGTCCAAACATCTCctggccacacagtgagttctttGGCATCAGACATCATATCTTCTACAACTTAGCTTGCCCCGGAGCAACTGACACCAGTCCTAGATCGTAACCAAACTTAATAAACGTTGCTGGAACAGGGGTTCCTGACCCCTCGAAATATCTCCTGAAGCAGACACTATATGGATATTAGTTGAAATATTAATAATCAATGAGTTTTCTAGGCTTAATGACCAATTAGATGTAAATAAACCCTCTGACCAGATGGTAGCCAGGAGCTCTGAAGAGTGAAATTGCAGAAATGGTAACCAAAGAAAGCGCAACCTGTTATGAGTTGTTTTGGGTTCTTCCTAGAACTTGGATCCTGGTCTAAATCATTCCCAACCACAAAACCACTTGTGAAGCGCCAGGAGCCAGAGGGCCCAGAGTCCGACTTCTGCCCCAACACATGTTGgtgtggcacacacatacagagattaCACAATGAGTGTGAACTTGGTGGAAAGCTGGCTGGGATTTTTAGGAAAACCAGACATAGACAAGTTCAAACACTCTTttgagggaaagaaaacagatgCCTTCAGGAAGGGACGAATCAGACGCCAGGATAATGTAGAGAATTTCAAAAGTCCAACGGCATGGCTGTATGGTTACTAATGTCTCCTGCCTGGGCTTTGGTGTGGTTGAGCTAAGCCTGGGGTCTTGTACCATAAGTCTTACCAAAGCCCGCTGACAGTGGACTGGCAGGGCCAGCACACAGACACCTGTGGGAGTGAGCAGCTCTGGAATCTGGTGTGAGGTTTAGCCCCCCTTGTTAGCACAAGTGGATTAAGCGCTACCATGCTGATATCTACACCTCGGGACTGTCTGCAGAGAAGTGAGGGCATTTTCAGAAAGGTGTATCTGTTGAGAGGCACCCACCCTAAATACTGGTGGCACAGTCTCTTGGACTGGGGTTGTGaactgaaggaaaaggagaacgTGAGCTGAGCAACAGCCttcatcttcctctgcttcccaactggtCCAGTGTGGCTGCCTCCAGCTCCCGCCCTcacgccttccctgccatgatggactgtaacctcaaactgtgagccaaaataaatctcttCTCCCTGTTTTAGTAACGTTTTGTGTGGTATACTTATTAgtttgtgagcatgtatgtgtgtgtacacgtgtgtgtgtatgtgtgtgtgtgtgtgtgtgtgtgcctgtgaaggtcagaggttgatgttaGGAGTCTTTTTTGGATTGCGGTCCTGTGCCCTCCAActcagggcctctcactgaattAGTGACTCAACAATTAGAcgagactggctggccaatgagctccagggttcctctctctgcctctctctctctctctctctctctctctctctctcacacacacacacacacacacacacacacgcatgcacagttgggtttttctgttgttgtattttgtttttgtttttctttttacttttttttcttttgggagcCTTCCACCCAGCTTCAAATagtcacacagagacttattattacttatgaatgcctggccttagcttagcttgtttctagacagcttttcttaaattattctattTATCTTCTTctatattttgcctctgggcttttacctttctctctttctgtatatcttttccttctttcttatcccatgtgtggctgagtggctggcccctgacattctccttttctcactcctcccttctgtttttttctcattctatttattctctctgatgCCAGCCCTACCTATCTCTTTCcagcctcactattggccattcagctctttgttagaccaatcaggtgttttagaccggcaaagtaacacagcttcacagagttaaacaaatgcaacataaaagaatacagcacatctttgcatcattaaaaaaatgctccaccatataaacaaatgtacCATTTCTTaagttaatattccacaacacatacacagaggggcgagaaagggagagaggccaGCTCTCTAGTCACCTGTGAGAACTCCGGCGCCCGACTTTTACGCAGGTGCTGTAATGCAAACTTGGTCTTCATGCTTACggcaccatctccccagctcctacaCCTTTCCTCCTCATCTTGGTTGTtattgtcaggtattttgtcatagcaacatgAAGAAACTAACACACCTGCGTACCACAGCAGCTCTTCCCTCTGTGTGACTCCAGGTCACACTCAGATAATGGGGCTTGCTAGTTAAAATACAGGACCTCCATGGAATTTCACAGTAAACCAATCTTGAAGTGTGGGTCCCAGGCATTGGGCACACTTATGTCTGGGCATACTTAGACTTCAAAATTATTGGCATGCACTTATATTTCAAACTTACTGATGCATACTTAGACTTCAAAATTGTTTGGTGTTGCTCTGAAACAAGAGTGTAACAGGGTGTCTATCACTGCTGAGTCAAATGCAAAGCTGAATAAGTCACCATCGATGAGAGAATCGGGGGAGCAGGCAGGCTGCTTGTCTGGCATGAGGTAGGGGTGGCAGCAGGAAGGACACCGGCCAAGAATAGAGGAGAGGCGTCtatgtacttatttattattttgtgagtGAGATGGAGACAGcatacatgtgaaggtcagatgacaactttggGGAGTCTCTTCGCTAGAGGTGGAGTCTCCTTGTCTCTGTACTTTTGACTGAACCATGAGCTTCTATCCAGTTCTGTCCCTGCCTCTTATCTCTCCaagggagttctgggattataggtggatGCTACCGTGGCTCTTCACAAGGGCTCCAAGGATCAAACCTGAATTCTCAGGCTTAGGCATCAGCACTTTTACCTACGGAGCCACTCTGCAGCTGATGTCAAGACTCCCAGCTGGACCTCAGCAGCCTTTAAGCCCTCCTCCAGCTGTTACCTGGGGCAGCAAAAAGTTACATCTCACCCCACCTCCTACGACCAATGCCATCTTCTTTGGGGGTCACTCAGAAATGTCTCTGGATTTTTGTCGGTCCCCACCAAATAATCATCCTCCAACCTCCAAGCTGGACCTTCTCAACCCTGACCCTTAGCATAGACAGGCCAAGGCTTTCGATCCCTGGGGAGGCAGGATACAAAGTCAGGGGAGACTGTGGGGACACGGGAAGGATGGCACCTTAATCTGTGAATAAATCAGCTCTGTGGATGGCCTACATGGAAAGagtaccttttgtttgtttggttggttggttttggttttttgagacaggatttctttgtggaACATCCATAGTTgtccttggaactagctctgtagaccaggctggccttgtattcacagagatctgcttgcctctgcctttcgagtgctgggattaaagatatgagccgccactgcctggccagtACTTATTTTTATAGAGATCTTTCCAGGAGAAACGCTGATTGGTATAGATCAGTTTAGGACATAAGAGTTCATCTCCTTCAAGAGTGGTCTTCCTCCCTGCTCAGTATAAACATGCAATTTCCAAGTTTCTCACAAGAATGTAAATGTTGTTTACAGCCAACACATGGGTCTTCTGAAGGGTTCCCTCAACCCTGTGGTCTATGATCTATGAGCCTAACTCTCACACAGTGCTCCTCAGAAACCATCCTAGGTTTGGGGAAAGCTCCCTAGCAACTTTCAATGATGTCATTACAGAGGCCATCAAAAGCATACTTGTGGCTATTGTTAAGACACACAAGTGTGAGTCTCAGGAAGCTGCATCCATGTGCACTGAGTGTACTAGTCTTTCTGAgcgtctctctctcctttgatgCCTGTGCTTAAATCTATGCTACTTCTCTTAATAAACTCCAATACTACTTCAACACACACggataaaataaagaagggggtgGAACTGGGGCAATGGTACAATCAGTAAAGTGTTTCTCACACAAATATGGAGCCCACTCAGTGACCATCAATTGATGAATGagtaaacaaaatgtggtatatcCATACAGTGGAATACTATTCATCCCTAAATATGAATGTTACTTTACATGCTAATATTTATCTGCTGCAGAGTGGCTGCACCTAAGcctgccactgcctggctgctaAGGCCAAGGCCTGGGGATCCCCTACATCCACCGCCATTACCTCTACCACTGCCTCAGCCACCTCCACATTCCAAGCTAAATGTTTGTGATCAAGTCTCTATCAATCTATTTTACCAATACAGACTCAGGAACCAGATGCCAGGGTGAAAGCCTGCTagttcagagaagcagagaaagcagccaACTGACTTTCCTCCCCTGCCATCCCCCAGAAAGAGAGCTTTTCCTACtctttctcaaacaaaaactCCTCCAACCAGAtctccctcccttctacttcctgtgtgcctCTCTCTCCAACCTCCTGACTTCCCCTCGCTCTCTGTGGTTACTTCCAGTCGGCTGGTTGCTTACTCTACCACTTTACCTATGGAATGTTGTTTTTATTCCACCCTGTTTACAATAGGCAGAAAGCGCTTGGAGTATACTAGGACTGAACCACACCACAGTTAGAAGCAGTTTCCTTCAGCAAACAACACAatcttggggttcacagtgtggTCAAATATCCCGCAACATGGTACAAGATGGATGTACCTTAAAAACTTCATGCAACATGAAATATCAGACACGAAAGATGATGTAGCATGTGTTTCCAATTATGTAAAGTATCACCCAGAGCATCAAGTTCACAGAGGCTGAAAATGTCAGAGGTTGCCTGGGTTGGGAGACAGGTGTCTAATAAATAAGATGTATGAAACTAACAAGGACATCCTAAAGTTGCTTGCGGTGACAAGGCGCAGCATTGTGGACATACTAAAAGACATTccgtcaggggctggagagacagctctgtagttaagagcacttgctgctgcagAGGACCTTCGCTCAGGACCCAGGActcacggcagctcacaaccacctgaaccTCCAGTGCCAAAGGAtctaatggcctcttctggcaggcaCATGTCCCTGAATGACACTAGGCCTAGCTACAAGCCAACACTTGGTTGGGTGTGCCATGAGCTGGCCTGCCAGTGTCTCAGCCTCCCTCTCCTTGGCCAGACCTGCACCTCTCCACGTCCACACCAGCCCCAGCACATTCCTGGTCAAGGATGGACACTGAGCCTGGGTTTTTTATCTAACAAGGAAGACACACTTAGTATCCCTAGGCACACACTTTTCAATTTTGACAGCAGCCTATGGGaccagtgctattgtccttgttTTACAAATGAGTCATTGAGAGCTTAAAGTAGCTTGTCCAATATCTGCTGCCCAGCCACAGAACAGACTCAACCACCAAGTAGCTACAGAATCCACTAGTTTAGACAAAAAGCTAAGCCAAGAACCTGGGGGGTGTGGTTCAGTTcttagagcacttgcctggcatgcaggaaGTCCTGGTTACAATATCCAGGCCTGCACAAGCTAAGTGTGCAGGCATACt
It encodes the following:
- the LOC130862016 gene encoding keratin-associated protein 12-2-like, whose translation is MYRLREWDGAALLHITIPIPCTSIPSICIPCTSISSICIPCTSIPSICIPCTSIPNICIPCTPISSICIPCTSIHSICIPCTSIHSICIPCTSNPSNCISCTFIPSICIPCTSIPNICIPCTSNPIICIPCTSIPSIRISIINIPTFSEMYSQPFGESAGIYGQH